The Spirosoma foliorum genome has a window encoding:
- a CDS encoding amidohydrolase, translating to MKKQFLAIILLTPMLAVAQPKAKKAVTTAVDTDKKTIITNLDSRFQEYAGISKQIWNFAELGYQEEKSSALLEEQLKKEGFDVQTGVAGIPTAFVATYGSGKPVIGILGEYDALPGLATEAKPEFTPIAGQKGGHGCGHNLFGTASMAAAVQVKDWLKKSGHAGTIKIYGCPAEEGGSAKVYMVREGLFKDVDVVLHWHPGAQNAADAGTSLANKNAKFRFKGIAAHAAASPERGRSALDGVEAMDYMVNMMREHIPSDTRIHYVITRGGEAPNVVPANAEVYYYVRNKDRAVVQSVWKRIENAAEGAAKGTGTQVTWEVLGGVYDLLPNVTLAEVMHQNLQTVGGVNYTPEETEFAKKISETFGDQKVPIENAAKVKDFRDASESATSGGSTDVGDVSWAVPTVGLSTATWVPGSSAHSWQSTAASGMSIGQKGMIVAAKTLALTALDLYKTPALIEKATAEWKQKLGPDFKYEALLGDRKPALDYRK from the coding sequence ATGAAAAAACAATTCCTCGCAATTATCTTACTCACTCCAATGCTCGCGGTTGCCCAGCCAAAAGCAAAGAAAGCCGTAACGACCGCTGTTGATACCGACAAGAAAACCATCATTACTAACCTGGATAGCCGGTTTCAGGAATACGCTGGTATCTCGAAACAAATCTGGAATTTCGCTGAATTAGGCTATCAGGAAGAGAAGAGTTCTGCTCTGCTGGAAGAGCAGTTAAAAAAGGAAGGCTTCGATGTACAAACGGGCGTGGCTGGTATTCCAACGGCTTTTGTGGCCACCTACGGATCGGGCAAACCGGTTATTGGCATTTTGGGTGAGTACGATGCGCTGCCTGGCCTGGCGACTGAAGCAAAACCTGAATTTACGCCCATTGCGGGTCAGAAAGGCGGCCACGGTTGCGGACACAATCTATTCGGTACGGCGTCGATGGCGGCTGCCGTACAGGTGAAAGACTGGCTTAAAAAATCGGGCCACGCCGGAACGATCAAAATTTATGGTTGCCCCGCCGAAGAAGGCGGTTCGGCCAAGGTGTATATGGTGCGCGAAGGGTTGTTTAAAGATGTTGATGTGGTATTGCACTGGCATCCTGGCGCTCAGAATGCGGCCGATGCAGGTACCTCGCTGGCTAACAAAAACGCGAAGTTCCGCTTTAAAGGGATTGCCGCCCACGCAGCGGCCTCGCCCGAACGGGGTCGGTCGGCGCTGGACGGGGTTGAAGCGATGGATTATATGGTCAACATGATGCGTGAGCACATTCCATCCGATACCCGTATTCACTACGTTATCACCCGTGGTGGCGAAGCGCCAAACGTTGTTCCAGCCAATGCGGAGGTCTATTATTATGTTCGGAATAAAGACAGGGCGGTGGTACAAAGCGTTTGGAAACGGATTGAAAATGCTGCCGAAGGGGCTGCCAAAGGAACGGGTACCCAAGTTACCTGGGAAGTACTGGGTGGTGTCTATGATTTGCTGCCTAACGTGACGCTGGCCGAGGTGATGCATCAGAATCTGCAAACCGTTGGCGGAGTGAATTATACCCCCGAAGAAACGGAGTTCGCAAAAAAAATCAGCGAGACGTTTGGCGATCAGAAAGTGCCCATTGAAAATGCGGCCAAAGTAAAAGATTTTCGTGATGCATCGGAAAGTGCAACCAGTGGTGGCTCTACCGACGTGGGTGATGTAAGCTGGGCAGTACCCACCGTTGGCTTATCGACCGCTACCTGGGTGCCAGGTTCATCGGCGCACAGCTGGCAGTCAACAGCCGCCAGTGGCATGAGCATTGGGCAGAAAGGCATGATTGTAGCCGCCAAAACCCTCGCTCTGACAGCCCTGGATCTCTACAAAACACCAGCACTCATCGAAAAAGCAACCGCTGAGTGGAAACAGAAACTCGGCCCCGACTTTAAATACGAAGCTTTACTTGGCGACCGGAAACCCGCGTTGGATTACCGGAAATAA